One Erythrobacter sp. SDW2 genomic region harbors:
- the leuD gene encoding 3-isopropylmalate dehydratase small subunit — MQPVSQVQGRAIPYGAKNVDTDVIIPAHWLKTVTREGLGRGAFETVRADPDNLFDSDEFKGAPILIAGDNFGCGSSREHAAWALLDLGITVVIAPSFSDIFSGNAFKNGILTVALPQDQIDRLLAVAQTDPITVDLETQTVTTPYQDRFTFEVDPFRKHCLVEGLDEIGLTLQQADAIETYEKQQASVMPWLTRGTEIAA; from the coding sequence ATGCAGCCAGTGAGCCAGGTCCAAGGGCGCGCCATTCCCTATGGCGCCAAGAACGTCGATACCGACGTCATCATCCCTGCGCACTGGCTCAAGACCGTGACCCGCGAAGGGCTCGGCAGGGGCGCGTTCGAGACGGTCCGGGCGGACCCGGACAATCTGTTCGACAGCGACGAATTCAAAGGCGCGCCGATCCTGATTGCAGGCGACAACTTCGGCTGCGGATCTAGCCGCGAGCATGCCGCCTGGGCGCTGCTCGACCTGGGTATCACCGTGGTGATCGCGCCCAGTTTCTCCGACATCTTCAGCGGCAATGCGTTCAAGAACGGCATACTCACCGTCGCCTTGCCGCAAGACCAGATCGACCGATTGTTGGCGGTTGCGCAGACCGACCCGATCACGGTCGATCTCGAGACCCAGACTGTCACTACCCCCTATCAGGATCGCTTCACTTTCGAAGTCGATCCGTTCCGCAAGCATTGCCTTGTCGAGGGGCTGGACGAGATCGGCCTGACGCTCCAGCAGGCAGATGCTATCGAAACATATGAGAAGCAGCAGGCATCGGTGATGCCATGGCTGACACGAGGAACGGAGATTGCCGCATGA
- a CDS encoding DUF3422 family protein gives MREHELRRQVVGEMHLRRWPSVPVPGVILQWVTEVEANERDEELAVLDRHSNLTGDDAHPRHREGTLPKGVRFAWERHSEGSSLTLFIACTECDAFRAPREQADLQGPLAWVDSLPGKIIRATAIHLVESEAEAEAIVPTLAFSPSETVSCRLQGTARMWSDFKLWPDGFGRLLVSAGETDRRDFTRLLQRLQELGNYRNKALLGLPEAQAVWPRLDAAEERLATLSQRVTNAQETDDALLQELSNLSLELMAVAASINYRMSATAAYARLVEDRLEQLQITPINGFASLEDFTERRFLPAMRTCSAVVERERQLALRASQLSSLLRARIDTRIENQNAELLRSMEQSSSRQLRLQQLVEGFSVVAITYYLLSLVAYGLKGAGHAWPGIDPELAVAILVLPTMLTIWLVLRLVKRRVLGG, from the coding sequence ATGCGCGAGCACGAATTACGACGGCAAGTGGTCGGCGAGATGCACTTGCGCCGCTGGCCCAGCGTGCCGGTGCCGGGGGTCATCCTGCAGTGGGTCACAGAAGTCGAAGCCAATGAGCGCGACGAAGAGCTTGCGGTGCTCGACCGGCACAGCAATCTCACCGGTGACGATGCCCACCCCCGCCACCGCGAAGGCACTTTGCCCAAGGGGGTGCGCTTCGCCTGGGAACGGCACAGCGAAGGCAGCAGCCTGACGCTGTTCATCGCTTGCACCGAATGCGACGCCTTCCGCGCCCCGCGCGAGCAGGCCGACCTCCAAGGTCCGCTGGCCTGGGTCGACAGCCTGCCCGGCAAGATTATCCGTGCCACTGCCATCCATCTGGTCGAAAGCGAAGCAGAGGCCGAAGCGATCGTGCCGACCTTGGCCTTTTCGCCTTCCGAAACCGTTTCGTGCCGCCTGCAGGGCACCGCGCGGATGTGGTCCGATTTCAAGCTGTGGCCGGATGGCTTCGGGCGGCTGCTGGTGTCGGCAGGCGAGACCGACCGGCGCGATTTTACCCGCTTGCTGCAGCGCCTTCAGGAGCTCGGCAATTATCGCAACAAGGCCCTGCTCGGTCTGCCAGAGGCGCAGGCTGTCTGGCCCCGGCTCGATGCGGCGGAAGAACGGCTCGCCACCCTCTCGCAGCGCGTCACCAACGCGCAGGAAACCGACGATGCGCTGCTGCAGGAATTGTCCAACCTGTCGCTTGAACTGATGGCCGTCGCCGCATCGATCAACTACCGCATGAGCGCCACCGCAGCCTATGCCCGATTGGTCGAGGACCGGCTGGAGCAATTGCAGATCACACCGATCAACGGGTTTGCTTCGCTTGAGGATTTCACCGAGCGTCGCTTCCTTCCGGCGATGCGCACCTGTAGCGCAGTGGTCGAACGCGAACGCCAGCTGGCCCTGCGCGCCAGCCAGCTCTCGTCACTGCTGCGTGCGCGGATCGACACGCGGATCGAGAACCAGAACGCCGAGCTGCTGCGTTCGATGGAGCAATCGAGCAGCCGGCAGCTGCGCCTGCAGCAACTGGTCGAAGGCTTCTCGGTGGTGGCGATCACCTACTACCTGCTCAGCCTCGTCGCTTATGGGCTCAAGGGGGCAGGACATGCCTGGCCCGGCATCGATCCGGAACTGGCGGTCGCTATCCTGGTGCTGCCGACGATGCTGACGATCTGGCTGGTGCTGCGGCTTGTGAAACGGCGGGTTCTGGGGGGTTAA
- the pspA gene encoding phage shock protein PspA, giving the protein MIDQPSSPKDTFNLGAPFMGIFSRTRDIIAANFNDMLDQADDPQKMIRMIILEMEETLVEVRASAARTIADQKEMHRHTVKLDRLQADWSDKAQLALSKDREDLARAALVEKKKAADMSEQLKQEIAVLDDALRAYEQDIQKLQGRLREARSRQTAIAARLESAENRVKLRSLMTNERVDDALARFDQLERRVDYAEGRADALQIADGTGKPSLADEINALAGADKVDEELEEMKRALGMGGDKKEG; this is encoded by the coding sequence ATCATTGACCAGCCTTCTTCGCCTAAGGACACTTTCAACCTCGGAGCACCCTTCATGGGCATTTTCAGCCGGACCCGCGATATCATCGCCGCCAATTTCAACGACATGCTCGACCAGGCGGACGATCCGCAAAAGATGATCCGCATGATCATCCTCGAAATGGAAGAAACGCTGGTCGAAGTCCGCGCCAGCGCTGCGCGCACGATTGCCGACCAGAAGGAAATGCACCGACACACTGTCAAGCTCGATCGGCTCCAGGCCGACTGGTCCGACAAGGCCCAGCTGGCGCTGAGCAAGGACCGCGAAGACCTCGCCCGCGCAGCCCTGGTGGAGAAGAAGAAGGCCGCTGACATGAGCGAGCAGCTCAAGCAGGAAATCGCTGTGCTCGACGATGCGCTGCGCGCCTATGAACAGGACATCCAGAAGCTGCAGGGCCGCCTGCGTGAGGCTCGCAGCCGCCAGACCGCCATCGCCGCCCGCCTCGAAAGCGCGGAGAACCGCGTCAAGCTGCGCAGCCTGATGACCAACGAGCGGGTCGACGATGCGCTCGCCCGGTTCGACCAGCTCGAACGCCGGGTCGACTATGCCGAAGGCCGCGCCGATGCGCTGCAGATTGCCGATGGCACGGGCAAGCCGAGCCTGGCCGACGAAATCAACGCCCTCGCCGGCGCCGACAAGGTCGACGAGGAACTCGAAGAAATGAAGCGTGCGCTCGGCATGGGCGGCGACAAGAAGGAGGGCTGA
- the leuC gene encoding 3-isopropylmalate dehydratase large subunit yields MPAPARTLYEKIWDAHVVDQRPDGTALIYIDRHLVHEVTSPQAFEALRANGRKVRRPDLTLAVPDHNLPTTARLDASGNRLPIADRESAQQLAALERNAPAFGIRYIDATAREQGIVHVVGPEQGFSLPGTTIVCGDSHTAAHGGIGALAFGIGTSEVEHVLATQTLQLKRSKTMEVRVDGALGAGVTPKDLILHIIGVIGTAGGTGHVIEYRGKVFEEMSIEGRLTVCNMSIEGGARAGLIAPDDVTFAYLKGRPYAPKGEEWEHAVAWWRSLATDDGAQFDTSVRIDASAIEPTVTWGTSPEDVVPISGIVPAPDSFADPSKQVAAAKSLDYMGLTPGQRMQDVAIENVFIGSCTNSRIEDLRAAAAVLKGRRKAAGVKWAIVVPGSGLVKAQAEVEGLDRIFTEAGFEWREPGCSACLAMNPDKVPPGERCASTSNRNFVGRQGPGARTHLMSPAMAAAAAVTGRLTDVRELAG; encoded by the coding sequence ATGCCAGCCCCTGCCCGAACCCTCTACGAGAAAATCTGGGATGCGCATGTCGTCGACCAGCGGCCCGACGGCACTGCGCTGATCTATATCGACCGCCATCTGGTCCACGAAGTGACGAGCCCGCAGGCGTTCGAGGCCCTGCGGGCGAACGGGCGGAAGGTCCGTCGCCCGGACCTGACTCTGGCGGTCCCGGACCACAATCTGCCGACCACTGCGCGGCTGGACGCCTCCGGCAACCGCCTGCCCATCGCCGACCGCGAGAGTGCGCAGCAGCTCGCCGCGCTCGAACGCAACGCGCCTGCCTTCGGCATCCGCTACATCGATGCGACTGCGCGCGAGCAAGGCATCGTCCATGTCGTCGGTCCGGAACAGGGCTTCTCGCTGCCCGGCACCACCATCGTCTGCGGCGATTCCCATACGGCCGCGCATGGCGGAATCGGGGCCCTTGCCTTCGGCATCGGCACCAGCGAGGTCGAGCATGTGCTGGCGACCCAGACGCTCCAGCTCAAGCGCTCCAAGACCATGGAGGTGCGGGTCGATGGCGCGCTGGGTGCCGGTGTCACCCCTAAAGACCTGATTCTGCACATCATCGGCGTGATCGGCACCGCAGGCGGTACCGGCCATGTCATCGAATATCGCGGCAAGGTGTTCGAAGAGATGAGCATCGAAGGCCGCCTGACGGTGTGCAACATGAGCATCGAAGGCGGAGCGCGGGCCGGGCTGATCGCGCCCGACGATGTCACCTTCGCCTATCTCAAGGGCCGCCCCTATGCCCCCAAGGGCGAGGAATGGGAGCATGCCGTCGCCTGGTGGCGCTCGCTCGCCACCGACGATGGGGCACAATTTGACACCTCGGTCCGCATCGATGCCTCCGCGATCGAGCCGACCGTGACTTGGGGCACCAGCCCGGAGGATGTCGTGCCGATCAGCGGCATAGTTCCCGCGCCCGACAGCTTTGCCGATCCCTCGAAGCAGGTCGCCGCCGCGAAAAGCCTCGATTACATGGGCCTCACGCCCGGCCAGCGGATGCAGGACGTCGCCATCGAGAACGTCTTCATCGGCAGCTGCACCAACAGCCGGATCGAGGATCTGCGCGCCGCCGCCGCAGTGCTGAAGGGCCGCCGCAAGGCCGCGGGCGTCAAATGGGCCATCGTCGTCCCCGGCTCCGGCCTCGTGAAGGCCCAGGCCGAGGTGGAAGGTCTCGACCGCATCTTCACCGAGGCCGGGTTCGAATGGCGCGAGCCGGGCTGTTCGGCATGCCTGGCCATGAATCCTGACAAGGTCCCCCCCGGCGAACGCTGTGCCTCGACCAGCAACCGCAATTTCGTCGGCCGCCAGGGCCCGGGCGCGCGCACCCACCTGATGAGCCCCGCCATGGCCGCCGCCGCCGCCGTCACGGGGCGATTGACCGATGTTCGTGAATTGGCTGGCTGA
- the pspC gene encoding envelope stress response membrane protein PspC has product MNTPRTTLYRDKQNAKLMGVCSGIADYTGVNALWVRLGFLVLLFAGMGMILPVYFIAGLLLNKKPAHLYVDKQEEKYWQQVRQNPKRTVREVRGKFRDIDRRLAEVETFYVSSNPRLNAEIERLR; this is encoded by the coding sequence GTGAACACCCCCCGCACGACTCTTTACCGCGACAAGCAGAATGCCAAGCTGATGGGTGTCTGCTCCGGAATTGCCGACTACACCGGCGTCAACGCGCTGTGGGTCCGGCTCGGCTTCCTGGTGCTGCTGTTCGCCGGGATGGGCATGATCCTGCCGGTCTATTTCATCGCCGGGCTGCTGCTTAACAAGAAGCCGGCACACCTTTACGTCGACAAGCAGGAGGAGAAGTACTGGCAGCAGGTCCGCCAGAACCCCAAGCGCACGGTGCGCGAAGTACGCGGCAAGTTCCGCGATATCGACCGCCGCCTGGCCGAAGTCGAGACCTTCTACGTCTCTTCCAACCCGCGCCTCAACGCCGAGATCGAGCGGCTGCGCTGA
- a CDS encoding SufE family protein, whose translation MRTLYDIQEEYEFLEGDERYRLLIELGRELDPMPDALKTDATLVRGCSASVWVYPTGDDEKLHFLADSNAAITKGIVALVIAAVQDQPAETIARMDIAEALAPFDLKNQLSSNRTQGVPNMIALVREHAARIAASA comes from the coding sequence ATGCGCACACTGTATGACATCCAGGAAGAGTACGAATTTCTCGAAGGCGATGAACGCTATCGGTTGCTGATCGAGCTGGGGCGCGAGCTTGACCCTATGCCCGATGCGCTCAAGACCGATGCCACGCTGGTGCGCGGCTGTTCGGCCAGCGTCTGGGTCTATCCCACAGGTGACGACGAAAAACTCCACTTCCTGGCTGACAGCAACGCGGCGATCACCAAGGGCATCGTCGCCTTGGTGATTGCCGCGGTGCAGGACCAACCGGCCGAAACGATCGCGCGAATGGACATCGCCGAAGCGCTTGCCCCGTTCGATCTCAAGAACCAGCTGTCCTCAAACCGTACGCAGGGTGTGCCCAACATGATCGCGCTGGTGCGCGAGCACGCCGCACGGATCGCGGCCAGCGCCTGA
- a CDS encoding ELKS/Rab6-interacting/CAST family protein, with protein sequence MNWPTAVVIIVMVVCAAKVLNARYRARHGIIEDMNGNQSYISRGSQEKDRELEELRERVKVLEAIATDPARRTAEEIERLRDER encoded by the coding sequence ATGAATTGGCCGACCGCAGTCGTCATCATCGTCATGGTGGTCTGTGCCGCCAAGGTGCTGAACGCCCGCTACCGTGCGCGGCATGGCATCATCGAGGATATGAACGGCAACCAGAGCTACATCTCGCGGGGGAGCCAGGAGAAAGACCGCGAGCTGGAGGAATTGCGCGAGCGGGTGAAGGTGCTGGAGGCAATTGCCACCGATCCGGCACGCCGCACTGCCGAGGAAATCGAGAGACTGCGCGACGAGCGCTGA
- a CDS encoding isopropylmalate isomerase, which yields MTKKIPTKTIAGAIGSAAIAAALLYAGKRKKKNEPKQPGPIPSGEKPETD from the coding sequence ATGACGAAGAAGATCCCCACCAAGACCATCGCCGGAGCCATCGGTTCCGCTGCCATCGCCGCCGCCCTGCTCTATGCCGGCAAGCGCAAAAAGAAGAACGAGCCCAAGCAGCCCGGCCCCATCCCCTCGGGCGAAAAGCCGGAGACGGATTGA
- a CDS encoding sterol desaturase family protein: MTDRFVPLAIIVVTFFAMEFVAWSSHKYIMHGWGWAWHRDHHEPHDNMFEKNDLYGVVGAAMSISMFMLGSPLVAGEAAWPPATWIGAGILLYGIVYTLVHDGLVHQRYFRWVPKSGYAKRLVQAHKLHHATIGKEGGVSFGFVIARDPAKLKQELKTQREAGIAVVRESAGA, translated from the coding sequence ATGACTGACCGGTTCGTCCCTCTCGCCATCATCGTAGTGACCTTCTTCGCGATGGAGTTCGTCGCCTGGAGCAGCCACAAATACATCATGCACGGCTGGGGCTGGGCCTGGCACCGCGACCACCACGAACCGCATGACAACATGTTCGAGAAGAACGATCTTTACGGGGTGGTCGGCGCGGCGATGAGCATCTCGATGTTCATGCTTGGCAGCCCGCTGGTGGCGGGGGAGGCGGCGTGGCCTCCCGCGACCTGGATCGGCGCCGGCATCCTGCTCTACGGGATCGTCTATACGCTGGTGCACGACGGGCTGGTCCACCAGCGCTATTTCCGCTGGGTGCCCAAGAGCGGTTATGCCAAACGGCTGGTGCAGGCGCACAAGCTGCACCATGCGACGATCGGCAAGGAAGGCGGGGTCAGCTTCGGCTTCGTGATCGCACGCGATCCGGCCAAGCTGAAGCAGGAGCTGAAGACCCAGCGCGAAGCCGGGATTGCCGTGGTGCGGGAGAGCGCCGGGGCGTGA
- a CDS encoding SOS response-associated peptidase: protein MCNLYKVKSSHTEVADFFDAVAEDFGTNTPEEIYPGYPTIVVADGRLHSMVWGFPLAQTGAKGQPLKPRPVNNTRTDKVKSFFWRDSFENRRCLIPVSTFAEAEGERGRMTRTWFSLPDAPLFATAGIWRESDEWGAVCSMLMTDANAQVAPVHNRMPVILARESWDRWLGGTPSEAYDLCIPYQGKLALDRTDEPWFKRRGG, encoded by the coding sequence ATGTGCAATCTCTACAAGGTGAAGAGTTCGCACACCGAGGTCGCCGACTTCTTCGATGCCGTTGCCGAGGATTTCGGAACCAACACGCCGGAAGAAATCTACCCGGGATATCCTACCATAGTGGTGGCGGACGGCAGGCTGCATTCGATGGTCTGGGGCTTTCCGCTCGCCCAGACCGGGGCCAAGGGGCAGCCGCTCAAGCCCAGGCCGGTCAACAATACCCGCACCGACAAAGTGAAGAGCTTCTTCTGGCGTGATTCCTTCGAGAACCGGCGTTGCCTGATCCCGGTTTCGACCTTCGCCGAAGCAGAGGGGGAGAGGGGCCGTATGACCCGCACATGGTTCTCGCTGCCCGATGCGCCGCTGTTCGCCACCGCCGGGATCTGGCGCGAGAGCGACGAATGGGGCGCAGTCTGCTCGATGTTGATGACTGACGCGAACGCGCAAGTTGCACCTGTTCACAACCGGATGCCGGTTATTCTGGCGCGCGAGAGCTGGGACCGGTGGCTAGGAGGCACGCCGTCCGAGGCTTATGATCTGTGTATCCCCTACCAGGGCAAGCTTGCTCTCGATCGCACCGATGAACCCTGGTTCAAGCGGCGCGGGGGATAG
- the rimP gene encoding ribosome maturation protein RimP, producing MADLVRLTALIEPEATALGFELVRVKMMPSEAGDGGMALQIMAEDPATGQLVIDQCAALSRRVSDVIDAAEEAEVLIEGAYHLEVSSPGIDRPLTRPKDFANWAGHEAKFALSEKAEGHRNLRGILHGIAGDVVTIEDRKAGTIAVPLEQIHSAKLVLTDELIAATRPIDDSGVEEYLGGVEDIVEDEEEKADD from the coding sequence ATGGCCGATTTGGTACGCCTGACCGCACTGATCGAACCCGAAGCGACCGCGCTCGGTTTCGAGCTCGTGCGTGTCAAGATGATGCCTTCGGAGGCCGGTGATGGCGGCATGGCGCTGCAGATCATGGCGGAGGACCCGGCCACGGGCCAGCTGGTGATCGACCAGTGTGCTGCGCTCAGCCGCCGCGTGTCGGACGTGATCGATGCGGCCGAGGAAGCCGAAGTGCTGATCGAGGGCGCCTATCACCTCGAAGTCAGCAGCCCCGGCATCGACCGCCCGCTGACCCGGCCCAAGGATTTCGCCAACTGGGCGGGGCATGAGGCCAAGTTTGCCTTGAGCGAAAAGGCTGAGGGTCACCGCAACCTTCGTGGTATATTGCATGGCATCGCGGGCGACGTGGTGACCATCGAAGACCGCAAGGCGGGGACGATTGCCGTCCCGCTCGAACAGATTCACAGCGCCAAGCTGGTCCTGACGGACGAGCTGATCGCTGCCACCAGACCCATCGACGACTCCGGGGTTGAGGAATACCTTGGAGGTGTCGAGGACATTGTCGAAGACGAAGAAGAGAAGGCTGACGACTGA
- the pspB gene encoding envelope stress response membrane protein PspB: MEEVLAIVAIFIALPWIVLHYITRWKTAATITSDDEALLEEMYNLAKRLDERMDTVERLVAHDHADFKPARLVQNSDEDNAQLAELEKLVAEKKGARS; the protein is encoded by the coding sequence ATGGAAGAGGTACTTGCAATCGTTGCGATCTTCATCGCACTTCCGTGGATCGTACTCCACTATATCACGAGGTGGAAGACCGCTGCCACCATCACCAGCGACGACGAGGCCCTGCTTGAAGAGATGTACAATCTCGCCAAGCGGCTCGACGAACGGATGGACACGGTGGAACGCCTGGTCGCGCATGACCATGCCGACTTCAAGCCCGCCCGCCTGGTGCAGAATTCCGACGAAGACAATGCGCAGCTGGCCGAGCTCGAAAAGCTCGTCGCCGAGAAGAAAGGAGCACGCTCGTGA
- a CDS encoding YbaN family protein, with translation MRPLYLAGGILSVGLGAVGAVLPIMPTVPFLLLAVFCFARSNPEWEQKILAHPQWGPQIRDWLERRVIRRPAKIAAVTAMSAGVIFTGLTLGVPWVYLSLAILILVGGWIITRNE, from the coding sequence ATGCGCCCACTTTACCTTGCGGGAGGGATTCTCAGCGTCGGCCTGGGCGCCGTCGGCGCGGTATTGCCGATCATGCCCACAGTGCCCTTCCTGCTGCTGGCGGTGTTCTGCTTTGCCCGCAGCAATCCCGAATGGGAGCAGAAGATCCTTGCCCATCCGCAATGGGGCCCGCAGATCCGCGATTGGCTGGAGCGGCGGGTGATCCGCCGTCCCGCCAAGATTGCCGCAGTCACCGCCATGAGTGCGGGGGTAATTTTCACTGGCCTGACACTAGGGGTTCCGTGGGTCTATTTGTCGCTCGCAATCCTGATCCTCGTCGGCGGCTGGATCATCACGCGCAACGAGTAG
- a CDS encoding thioesterase family protein gives MSAKPFTFPIRVLPADIDFMGHVNNARYLNWVQDAVLAHWNKLAPAEEVASKAWVALKHEITYRKPAFLEDDVVARTVLEHFQGARAFYHTVISRGEEVLAEVKSSWCCIDATTLRPARIGDHLREFFFPDAN, from the coding sequence ATGTCAGCAAAGCCCTTCACCTTTCCGATCCGCGTCCTGCCCGCCGATATCGACTTCATGGGGCATGTGAACAACGCACGTTACCTCAATTGGGTGCAGGATGCGGTGCTGGCGCACTGGAACAAGTTGGCCCCGGCCGAGGAAGTCGCGAGCAAGGCCTGGGTCGCGCTCAAGCACGAGATCACTTATCGCAAGCCGGCCTTCCTCGAAGACGACGTGGTGGCCCGCACCGTGCTGGAACACTTCCAGGGTGCGCGGGCTTTCTATCACACGGTCATCAGCCGCGGCGAGGAAGTGCTGGCCGAAGTCAAGTCGAGCTGGTGCTGCATCGATGCGACCACGCTGCGTCCGGCCCGTATCGGGGACCACTTGCGCGAGTTCTTTTTTCCCGACGCCAACTAA
- the pspF gene encoding phage shock protein operon transcriptional activator, translating to MERNSQFVGQSTAFLDAVERASRAAPMQRPILIIGERGTGKELIAERLHRLSSRWDEPLVIMNCAALPETLIEAELFGHEAGAFTGATRAREGRFEEADKGTLFLDELGTLSMAAQERLLRAVEYGEVTRIGSSRPIRVDVRIVGATNEDLPRMAEEGKFRADLLDRLSFEVITLPPLRVREGDIGVLAEYFGRRMAAELGWEGWPGFATHVQQQLEDHPWPGNVRELRNVIERAVYRWDAWDEPIAHVQFDPFESPWKPLVGEGPKRTQGTDFRDAVRSTARPTLDLESIDDLRAAVDEHERKIVEHALGRHRWNQRQTAKALGLTYDQLRHCIKKHGLMEEAES from the coding sequence ATGGAGCGCAACAGCCAGTTCGTCGGCCAATCGACAGCCTTCCTCGATGCGGTTGAACGGGCCAGTCGCGCGGCCCCGATGCAGCGCCCGATCCTGATCATCGGCGAGCGCGGGACGGGCAAGGAACTGATCGCCGAACGTCTCCATCGTCTCTCGTCACGCTGGGACGAGCCGCTCGTCATCATGAACTGCGCGGCGCTCCCGGAAACCCTCATCGAGGCCGAGTTGTTCGGACACGAAGCGGGTGCCTTCACCGGTGCTACCAGAGCACGCGAGGGAAGGTTCGAGGAAGCCGACAAGGGGACGCTTTTTCTCGACGAACTGGGCACTTTGTCGATGGCGGCACAGGAACGGCTGCTGCGTGCGGTCGAATATGGCGAAGTCACCCGCATCGGCTCCTCGCGCCCGATCCGGGTCGATGTCCGGATCGTTGGCGCGACCAACGAAGATCTTCCGCGCATGGCGGAGGAAGGGAAGTTCCGGGCCGACCTGCTCGACCGACTCAGTTTCGAAGTCATAACCTTGCCCCCGCTGCGGGTGCGCGAGGGCGATATCGGGGTGCTCGCCGAATACTTCGGCCGGCGCATGGCGGCCGAGCTGGGATGGGAAGGGTGGCCGGGTTTTGCCACCCATGTCCAGCAACAGCTGGAGGACCATCCCTGGCCCGGCAACGTCCGCGAATTGCGCAACGTCATCGAACGGGCGGTCTATCGCTGGGACGCCTGGGACGAACCGATCGCCCATGTCCAGTTCGATCCATTCGAGAGCCCGTGGAAGCCGCTGGTGGGCGAGGGGCCCAAGCGGACCCAGGGCACTGATTTTCGCGACGCTGTCCGGTCGACCGCGCGCCCGACGCTGGATCTCGAGAGCATCGACGACCTTCGCGCCGCAGTTGACGAACACGAACGCAAGATCGTCGAGCACGCGCTCGGCAGGCACCGCTGGAACCAGCGCCAGACCGCCAAGGCGCTGGGCCTTACCTATGATCAGCTGCGCCACTGCATCAAGAAGCACGGCCTGATGGAAGAGGCAGAGAGCTGA